The Corynebacterium occultum sequence AAGATGCGGTCCCCGGACCGGTCTGCAGCCAGCAGCTGCAGGAGGTTATCGCACTCCGCGGTGGCGTACTCCGGGTGGGCACCGACGTCGAGGTAGAGCCTCGAGGAGTTCGGCAGGAAGATATTGGAGCTGGAATGTTTCTCCACCACCGGTCGGAAGAGGTAGCGGGCGATCTCTTCCGGCCCCAGCCGACGGGAGCCGTCCTGGGAGGTACAGGTGATGCCGTACTCGGTTTCCAGACCGACGATGCGGCGGGTGAACACCTCGGGTGCGGTCATGGGGTCTACTGTCCACCCTTCTGAACGTAAGAGCGGACGAACTCTTCGGCGTTGGACTCGAGCAGGCTGTCGATTTCATCGAGGAGATCATCGGTGCCGGTGTTGTCGATCTGGGCCTGACCGCCGGAGAGGTTGAAGTCTTCGTTGTCATCCTCGCCGGAGCCACCGCTGTTGACCTGGGCCTGGGGATTTGCTGCCATGGGAAATCATGTCCTTTCAAGGGATTTTCAGTTTATTAGGTGTTGAGACCGGGCTTGGGGGCAGCAGGCCTTCAGGACAGGCTGCCCCTCCCGGGGGGGGCACGAAGATTCAGGGAGCTCCCCGGGTATAACTCAAGGATAGAGCTAGTGCAGGTGAGGCTTGTTGATCTCACCCTGCAAATTGTGCTGGGTGCGGATCCCCTCCACGTGAACACCGTGTTCGCTGAGGCCTGCCACCAGCTCCGCCACGGTTTCGGCGTTTTCCACCAGATCCCCGGCCACCTCGCGGTTCATGCCGTCGACCTCGCTGAGGGAGATCTTGGCTGAGGCTTCACCGAGGTTGAGCACCATGGTCTGCCAGCTGACGGCGGTGATGGACTCACCGAAGCGGGAGACCACCCGACCACGGAAGTAGGCGCGGGAATTTTTCGGCGGATTCTTCGCGGCGAAGTCGATCTCCTCCTGGGAGACCAGGGTCTTCATGCGGCCCTTGCGCACCAGGGCGTGGTAGAGACTCTTGGCCGGATCGATATCGCTGTACTGCAGGTCGATCAGGGCCAGCTTGGGGTCGGAGATGTCCGCACCGCGGTCCAGGTAGGACTTGATCAGGGACCACTTGGCGGTCCAGTCCAGCAGGTGGGCGGTCTTCAGCGGGTCCTCGGCGAGCAGGTCCAGAACCTCGCCCCACAGGGCGATGACCTTCTCGTCGACCTCATCGGTGGCGCTGACGCGCTCCCGGTAGATGCCGAGGATCTCCAGAGCACTGAGTTCCCGGCCGTCGACAAGCTTGATCTTGACGTTCAGGCTGAGGTCCCGGGAGATGGTCCGCAGGTCCTCCACCGGAGTCGAGAGTTTCAGGTCGGAGAAGTCCACGCCCTTCTCGATGGCGTCCATGACCAGTTTGGTCATGCCCAGCTTGAGGAAGTTGGCGGTCTGGGACATGTTCGCATCACCGATGATGGTGTGCATGCGGCGGAAATGGACGGCATTGGCGTGCGGCTCATCGCGGGTGTTGATGATGCCACGATTGAGGGTGGTCTCCAGGGAGAGCTCCTGGTAGAAGTAGTCGGCGCGTTGGGAGATCTGGAAACCCGGGGTGTCACCGGCCTCCCCCAGTCCGATGCGGCCGGCCCCAATGATCACCTGACGAGTGACGAAGAAGGGGATCAGCCCCTGGGACATGACCTCGAAGTCGGTTTTGCGGCTGTACTGGTAGTTCTCATGGGAGCCGTAGGAGGCACCCTTGCCGTCGACGTTGTTCTTGTAGATCTTCAGCGGCGGGCAGGGATCATGCTTGTCCAGGATGGAGATCCCCTGCTGGGTCAGCTCTGCGACATCGGCGACGGCCTGGTTCATGACCACATCGCCGGCAGCGTCCCAGATCATCGCGTCCCAGGCGTTGTCGCACTCCGGGGAGGCGTACTCTGGGTGGGCGTGGTCGACGTAGAAGCGTGCGCCATTGTCGATGACGACATTGGCCACCCCCATCGCGTTGGGGTCGACGACGGGGACGGTGCGGTAGCGACGCAGGTCGAAACCACGGGTGTCCTTCAGGGGTGCCTCATTCTCGAAGTCCCAGCGGGTGCGTGCCCCGGTGTTGACCGCCGCGAAGGCCACCACTGCGTGAGTGGAGGTGATGATCTGACTGAGGTAGGGGTCCTCGGGGGTGGATATTCCGTACTCAGTCTCAGTGCCCATAAATCGTGCCATGGGCCACACCTTAGCGAAGAACGCGAGCTGCGATCACCATCTGCCCCTGTCGTCCGGAGATGCGGCTCCACTCATCCGGGTTGGCGGTGTTGGGCAGATCCTCGGATTCGGACTGCTCCATCTCGATGGCCTCCTCGATGTGCCGGATGCTCACACCAGCATCGGAGACCCCTGCGATCTGGTCTTTGATGGCGAGCTTTTTCGCTCTGTCCACGACATTTGCGATCATCGCACCGGAGACGAAGTCCGAGTAGTGCAGCACCTGCCGGGTGCCGTCCGCCAGGTCCAGCTCCACATAGGGTCGGGGGGTGAAAAGCTTCTCGACGGCCGCGTCGATGAGCTCCTCGGCGGGGGTGGCCAGGGGGATCGAAGATGTCAGATAACGGGTGAAGATATCCCTCGAGCCTGCCCGATCCGGGCGTTCCACCCGGATCTTCACATCCAGTCGACCCGGGCGCAGCAGCGCCGGATCAATCAGTTCCTCACGGTTGGTGGCACCGATGATGATGACGTTGCGCAGCCCCTCCACACCATCCATCTCGGTTAACAGCTGCGGCACCACGGTGGTCTCCATGTCGGAGCTGACCCCGGAGCCACGGGTGCGGAAGATGGACTCCATCTCATCGAAGAAGATGATCACCGGGCGGCCCGCGGAAGCCAGCTCCCGGGCACGTTCGAAGATCAGACGGATGCGGCGTTCGGTTTCGCCGACAAATTTATTCAGCAGCTCCGGGCCCTTGACGTTGAGGAACCAGGAGGGGGAACCATCACCGACACGGGTGGCCAGGGAGTTGGCCACCGCCTTGGCGATCAAGGTCTTACCGCAACCGGGAGGGCCATAAAGAAGCACACCCTTCGGCGGGGAGAGTTCATAGGCCGCATAGAGCTCCGGATGGGCGAAAGGCAGCTCCACCGCATCGTGGATCTGCTCGATCTGGTTGTCCAGTCCGCCGATATCGGAGTAGGTGATGTCCGGGACCTCCTCCAGCGAGAGACTGGAGATCTCGGTTTTGGGGACACGTTCCAGGGCCATGCCGGCCCGGGGTTCAACCAGCAGGGTGTCCCCTGCCCGGGCCACCGCGGCGATGGGGGCTGCCAGGTGCACCAGGCGTTCCTCCCCGTTGTGGTCGGCAACCAGAGCACGCTGGGTACCGATCCGCTCAGTCAGGGTGGCGATATTTCCGGTGTCCGGATAACCACAGGCCTCCACCACCAGGGAGCCGTCTCCCAACCGGACCAGGGAACCGGGACTCAGTTGGGAACGGTCCATGTTCGGGGAGACCTTCAGCCGCATCTGTCGGCCATTGGCGAAGACCTCGGCATCATTGCCGAAACCGGAGCTCTTCAGGAAGATACCGTAGGTGGAGGCTGGCTCCGCCAGGGCATCAATCTGGGCATTGAGCTCCTGGAGCTTCTTCTTCGAGGCGGTAAGCAGCTGTGCCAGCTTGGCGTTGCGTGCGGTCAGGGTCTTCAGCTCCCGCTGAAGGTCAGCGGGCTCAGGCGAAAATGTCTCGGTGGGCTTCATGAGCCCAATCTAGCGCCCCTACTTGCGTGCGCGCCGCTGCGGGCGGGGCGGGGTAACCCCATCGGCCAGACGACGGGTCCAGATCAGGAAGGCGGTGTGGGCATTCATGCGGTGCTCCGGGCGGGTGGCCAGGCCCTCCACCTTCCATTCCCGCACCAGTGATTCCCAGGCTTTGGGCTCGGTGAAACACTGCAGCTCACGAATACCTTCCATGACCTTCATCAGCTGTGGCACGGTGGCCACGTAGGTCATGAAAACACCACCCGGAATCAGCAGATCACGGACCACCGGCAGACATTCCCAGGGCTCGAGCATGTCGAGGATGATACGGTCCACCGGCCCATCGGTGTCCTCGCTGGTCACCTCCTTGAGGTCACCCAGTCGGGGGGTCCAGTTCGGGGGGCGGCCACCGAAGAACTCATCGACATTGGCTTCGGCGTACTCCAGGTGATCCTCGCGGATCTCATAGGAGATCAGTTCGCCCTTCTCCCCCACCGCGCGCAGCAGCGCCATGGACAGGGCGCCGGAACCAGCCCCGGCCTCCAGGACGCGGGCGCCGGGGAAGATATCGCCTTCGATGAGGATCTGGGCGGTGTCCTTGGGGTAGATCACCGCGGCGCCACGCGGCATGGACAGCACATGGTCGACCATCAGGTGACGGAAACAGAGATAGTCGCCCGCCCCGGAGGAGCGAACCACGGTGCCTTCGTCCTTGCCGATGATGTCATCGTGCAGGATCCCGCCCTTATGGGTGTGGTACTGCCCGCCCTCCTCCAAGACGATGGTGAAGTGTCGGCGCTTGGCGTCGGTCAACTGGACTCGGTCACCGGGTTGGAAGGGGCCGGAGTATGCCATGGGATCCTTTCGAAAAGGGTCGGTTAATGATTGATCAAGTATGCCTCAAGAGCCTGCGAGAACCACAGCAGGTCCTGTACCCCGGCTAATTCACGGGCCGAATGCATGGACAGCAGTGGCACACCGACATCGACGGTATCGATACCGAGGCGGGTGGCGGTGACCGGACCGATGGTCGAACCACAGGGCACAGAATTATTGCCCACAAAGGTCTGGGAAGGCACCCCGGCGGCCTGGCAGGCCAGCTGCCACATGCCGGAGGTGGCGGCATCGGAGGCGTAGCGCTGATTGCCGTTGACCTTGAGCACCGGGCCCCCACCCAACAGCGGGTGGTGGTTCGGATCATGCTTACCCACATGGTTGGGGTGCACCGAATGCGCGGCATCCGCCGACACACAGGAGGAACGGGCATACATCTGGCGCAGCTCCTCCGGACCTGCCCCCAGGGCGGTGGCGGTACGCACCAGCACATCCTCCAGGATGGGTCCGGCGGCACCGGTGGTGGAGGCGGAACCCACCTCCTCATGGTCGAAGGCGGCCAGAACCAGCACATCGTTTCCAGTGTCCCCGGAGCGGATGGCCCGGAGCAGCGCCTGCAGGGTGGTATAGACGGAACTGAGGTTGTCCAGGCGACCGGCAGCCAGGAAGTCTCCCCCGACCCCGAAAACGGCACCCGGCTGGGTGTCCACGGTGATCAGGTTATGGGCCATGATGTCATCGGCGGCCACCCCGGCGGCGGTGGCGATGGCATCCATCAGGGAAAGCTCCGGGGAACCCACCGCATAAACCGGTTGCATGTGCTGCTGACGGTCGAGCTTGAGTTCGGTGCTGCGGTCCAGGTGGACCGCCAGGTGCGGGATCCTCAGGATCGGCCCGGTATCCACCAGGCGGTGGGATCCGTCCGCCAACACCACGCGACCAGCCAGGCTCAGTTCACGATCCAGCCAAGAGGCCAGGATCGGCCCGCCGTAGACCTCCACGCCGGCCTGCTGCCAGCCGGCGGAATTGAATTCCGGGGTGGGCTTGAGCGTGAAACCAGGTGAGTCGGTGTGGGAACCGAGGATCCGGAAGCCAGAATCCGGGGTGGCGTCCTCCGGAACCCACCAGGCCATCACTGCCCCACCACGGACCATCACATGCCCACCCGGGGTGGCATCCCAGGGGCTGGTGGGGTCCTGGGTCTGAAAGCCAGCGACGATCAGGCGGGAGGCAACTTCCGCTGCCGCATGGTGGGAGCTGGGTGAGGCGGCCAGAAAGTCGAGGAAATCACGGGTTTCATTCATACACCCACCCTAAGCAGATTCAGCGGGCCGCGGGGATCCCGCCAAGGTGAACCAGCCCCTCCGATCCCGACTCTGGCCCGGCGCGCTCCCCTGGGGGTGGGATAGATGGGCTATGGGTAAACCTTGAGGGGTGGGGGAAGTTTTGTCTGTTCGGTCTCTTGGGTGGGCGGCTTCGTGCGTTAAGGTCATGGTCATTATGAGTGATCTTTTTGAAGCTGCTGATGTTCCTTCTCCTGAGCCGGTTGTTAAGCCGAGGAAGCCGAGGCCGTTGGCGTTGTCGCCTTCCCGGGCTTCTGATTACCAGCAGTGTCCGCTGCTTTATCGTTTGCGTTCGATTGATCGTCTTCCGGAGCCGAAGACGGTGCCGCAGGTGAAGGGCAATCTGGTGCATGCGGTGTTGGAGGAGATGCATGAGAGGCCTCGGACGGAGCGGGAGTATCCCGGTGCGGTGAAGCGTCTGAAGCCGTTGTGGGAGCAGATGTGTGCCAAGGATGGGGAGTTGTTGGAGTTGGTTCCGGAGGCGGAGCTCCATGATTTCCTGGTGGATTGTCGTTCCTTGTTGCGGGGTTATTTTCAGATGGAGAATCCGCAGGGTTTTGATGCCCACAAGGTGGAGATGTATGTGGATACGGTGTTGCCGAATGGGGTGCCGGTGCGTGGTTTCATTGACCGGGTGGATATCGCTCCCACTGGTGAGGTGCGGGTGGTGGATTATAAGACGGGTAAGAAGCCGTTGCCGCGTTATAGTCATTCGGCGACTTTTCAGATGAAGTTTTATGCGCTGGTGTACTGGCGGTTGTTTGAGACTATTCCGGCGCAGTTGCGGTTGATGTATCTGAAGGTGATGGATTCGATGTTTTTGGCTCCTTCGAGGGAGGAGTTGGAGTATTTCGAGCGGGATCTGGGTGAGCTCTGGGCCAAAATTGAGGGGGATGGCAGGAGTGGTGATTTCCGGCCGAAGACCTCGAAGTTGTGTGACTGGTGTTCTTTCCAGGAGTTGTGTCCTGCTTTTGATGGCACTCCGCCGGAGTATCCGGGGTGGCCGGGTTCGACTGCTGATAAGTAGGTTGGCCGCAGGGGGGTGCTTGTCGACGGCCCGGGGTTTCTGTCTGGCTGGGTGGGGTCTGGCAGGTGGGGTTGGGCACGGGCCGTCGATAAGTGTGGGGGGTGTTTAGTTCCCGTCTTCTGGTTCTTTTGCCCAGTTGGCGTTGTCGAGGGATATTTCGCGGATCATGTCTTCGAGGAAGGTGATGACCACGTTTCTTTCCTCGGGGCTGAGGCGGGCTGCGGCATGGAAGCGTCGTGAGTGGAGGCGGCCCACGGTGTCGGTGGCTGAGGCCTTGGTGTCGGGTGTGACCTCGATGGCGAAGGCGCGGCGGTCCAGGGGGTGCACATTGCGGATGATGTGGTCCCCGCGTTCCAGGCGGTTGAGCAGTTTGGTGGTTGAGGCGGCTGAGATGTCCAGATGGGTGGCGAGCATGCCTGGGGTCACCAGTTCCTGTCGGTTATTTGCCACGATCAGGTAGTGGAGGGCTCGCATGTCCTGGGAGCTGAGTTTCATGTATTTTTCGGAGGCGGATGCTACCGCGCGTTCGGCTTCCCGGAGCCGGGACAGGGACTGCATGATCTGGCCGATCTGGGCGATGTGTTCCGGGGTGAGGTGGGAGCGGTCCACCAGCTTGCTGTCCGGGTCACTGGAGTTGACGTCATACAGGTGTTGGGAGATCGAGTCCCGATCTCTTTTATCACTGGTGTCCGACATGGTGGAATAGTACTTCTTTATCTGTAGAAAATGGATATATTAACCTGATAACTAATATATCTTCCTGTTGAAGTTATGAAATTTCTTGGAGCTCGGCACCTAGCCCAGGAACACCCAGGCGATCGTGATGGTGACCACGGCACCCACCAGATAGTTGAGCCAGAGGAATACCCGCCATGCCTGGTTGACGTCTTCACAGGTCTCATCGCTGATATTCCAGAAGCGGAGGGTGTTGGCGACATAACCCAGCCCGGCGATGCCGACGATCCAGGCTGGGCCGGGCATCGCGAAGATCAGCAGGGCTGCAATCAGATAAGCTGCGGCCGCCAGGCGGGTGGTCAGTCGGGCACCGAAGGCGGTGGCTATTGAGCTCAGACCACCCTCACGGTCCGCCTTGACATCCTGTACCGCACCCAGGGCGTGGCTGGCCATCCCCCAGAGGAAGAAAGCCAGGACCGCGAACCAGAAGTAGCCGCTGATGGAGGTCCCCAGGATGGTGGCACCGACCAGGGCCGGGGTGGTGAA is a genomic window containing:
- a CDS encoding ubiquitin-like protein Pup, with amino-acid sequence MAANPQAQVNSGGSGEDDNEDFNLSGGQAQIDNTGTDDLLDEIDSLLESNAEEFVRSYVQKGGQ
- the dop gene encoding depupylase/deamidase Dop, which produces MARFMGTETEYGISTPEDPYLSQIITSTHAVVAFAAVNTGARTRWDFENEAPLKDTRGFDLRRYRTVPVVDPNAMGVANVVIDNGARFYVDHAHPEYASPECDNAWDAMIWDAAGDVVMNQAVADVAELTQQGISILDKHDPCPPLKIYKNNVDGKGASYGSHENYQYSRKTDFEVMSQGLIPFFVTRQVIIGAGRIGLGEAGDTPGFQISQRADYFYQELSLETTLNRGIINTRDEPHANAVHFRRMHTIIGDANMSQTANFLKLGMTKLVMDAIEKGVDFSDLKLSTPVEDLRTISRDLSLNVKIKLVDGRELSALEILGIYRERVSATDEVDEKVIALWGEVLDLLAEDPLKTAHLLDWTAKWSLIKSYLDRGADISDPKLALIDLQYSDIDPAKSLYHALVRKGRMKTLVSQEEIDFAAKNPPKNSRAYFRGRVVSRFGESITAVSWQTMVLNLGEASAKISLSEVDGMNREVAGDLVENAETVAELVAGLSEHGVHVEGIRTQHNLQGEINKPHLH
- the arc gene encoding proteasome ATPase; amino-acid sequence: MKPTETFSPEPADLQRELKTLTARNAKLAQLLTASKKKLQELNAQIDALAEPASTYGIFLKSSGFGNDAEVFANGRQMRLKVSPNMDRSQLSPGSLVRLGDGSLVVEACGYPDTGNIATLTERIGTQRALVADHNGEERLVHLAAPIAAVARAGDTLLVEPRAGMALERVPKTEISSLSLEEVPDITYSDIGGLDNQIEQIHDAVELPFAHPELYAAYELSPPKGVLLYGPPGCGKTLIAKAVANSLATRVGDGSPSWFLNVKGPELLNKFVGETERRIRLIFERARELASAGRPVIIFFDEMESIFRTRGSGVSSDMETTVVPQLLTEMDGVEGLRNVIIIGATNREELIDPALLRPGRLDVKIRVERPDRAGSRDIFTRYLTSSIPLATPAEELIDAAVEKLFTPRPYVELDLADGTRQVLHYSDFVSGAMIANVVDRAKKLAIKDQIAGVSDAGVSIRHIEEAIEMEQSESEDLPNTANPDEWSRISGRQGQMVIAARVLR
- a CDS encoding tRNA (adenine-N1)-methyltransferase; translated protein: MAYSGPFQPGDRVQLTDAKRRHFTIVLEEGGQYHTHKGGILHDDIIGKDEGTVVRSSGAGDYLCFRHLMVDHVLSMPRGAAVIYPKDTAQILIEGDIFPGARVLEAGAGSGALSMALLRAVGEKGELISYEIREDHLEYAEANVDEFFGGRPPNWTPRLGDLKEVTSEDTDGPVDRIILDMLEPWECLPVVRDLLIPGGVFMTYVATVPQLMKVMEGIRELQCFTEPKAWESLVREWKVEGLATRPEHRMNAHTAFLIWTRRLADGVTPPRPQRRARK
- a CDS encoding M18 family aminopeptidase is translated as MNETRDFLDFLAASPSSHHAAAEVASRLIVAGFQTQDPTSPWDATPGGHVMVRGGAVMAWWVPEDATPDSGFRILGSHTDSPGFTLKPTPEFNSAGWQQAGVEVYGGPILASWLDRELSLAGRVVLADGSHRLVDTGPILRIPHLAVHLDRSTELKLDRQQHMQPVYAVGSPELSLMDAIATAAGVAADDIMAHNLITVDTQPGAVFGVGGDFLAAGRLDNLSSVYTTLQALLRAIRSGDTGNDVLVLAAFDHEEVGSASTTGAAGPILEDVLVRTATALGAGPEELRQMYARSSCVSADAAHSVHPNHVGKHDPNHHPLLGGGPVLKVNGNQRYASDAATSGMWQLACQAAGVPSQTFVGNNSVPCGSTIGPVTATRLGIDTVDVGVPLLSMHSARELAGVQDLLWFSQALEAYLINH
- a CDS encoding RecB family exonuclease, translating into MSDLFEAADVPSPEPVVKPRKPRPLALSPSRASDYQQCPLLYRLRSIDRLPEPKTVPQVKGNLVHAVLEEMHERPRTEREYPGAVKRLKPLWEQMCAKDGELLELVPEAELHDFLVDCRSLLRGYFQMENPQGFDAHKVEMYVDTVLPNGVPVRGFIDRVDIAPTGEVRVVDYKTGKKPLPRYSHSATFQMKFYALVYWRLFETIPAQLRLMYLKVMDSMFLAPSREELEYFERDLGELWAKIEGDGRSGDFRPKTSKLCDWCSFQELCPAFDGTPPEYPGWPGSTADK
- a CDS encoding MarR family winged helix-turn-helix transcriptional regulator, with product MSDTSDKRDRDSISQHLYDVNSSDPDSKLVDRSHLTPEHIAQIGQIMQSLSRLREAERAVASASEKYMKLSSQDMRALHYLIVANNRQELVTPGMLATHLDISAASTTKLLNRLERGDHIIRNVHPLDRRAFAIEVTPDTKASATDTVGRLHSRRFHAAARLSPEERNVVITFLEDMIREISLDNANWAKEPEDGN